The genomic window AGCCGCGGAAAGCCCCGTGACCACCGCCAGCATCGGGCGCACCAGCTGCGCCGAAGCCAGCATGTGCGGCGAGCCCATCTCTAGCACCCAGTAGGCGGCGTGCCGCGGCATGCAGGTGAGGTTCCAGGCAATGCCCGAGGGCAGGCTGACGTTGCCTTCGGGCCGGCCTACTTCACCCCAGACGGCCAATGCATTGGCGAGCATCGCGGCCACGGTGCTGCTGCCTGTGCCGCTGCCCAGCACGCCGCATACGCGCCCGCCGAACCCGGTGCGCGCATGTGCGCCCAGCGCCAGCACCGCCTGCTGCACGTCGGGCACCTGGAGCACGGGCACGCGCTTGTCGAGGTGGGGCGCGGGATCGGTGCACAGCACCGCGGCGGCTGGCTGCAAGACGCCCTTGAGCGCCACCGCGGCCAGCGGTGTCTTCGAAGGGCGCACCTGGTGCTCGAACACCACGCGCCCCTTGCGCAGGAAGGAGCGCTGCGTCACGCCGGTGGCGCGCCAGCCCTCCTCCGGCCGCACGACCCATTCGCCACCTGTGACGCGCGCCATCTCGTTCGCGCTCCACGCGGCGCCGTCGTCCCGGGCACTGCCGGCGGCGGGCAATGCGCGGCGCTCGAGCAGGTAGCGGTGGTAGGCCGCAAGGCCCGACACGTACTGCGCCACGTCGTCCACGCGCACCCGGAAGGCGTGATGCCGGGTGAAGAACGACCCGGCAACGGTGGACGGCCGCCGGAAGTACATCGCCATCTCGGGCCAGAAGAATCCGTTGAGCAGGTAGTGCGCGCGGTACTCGAGCGCGCGGTGGAATTTTTCGGTGTCCAGTTCTTCGAGCAGGTGCCGCATGGCGGGCATGCCCTCGAGCTGCTGCAGCATCTGCTGTGCGGACAGCATGAGCTCGAGCAGCGTCGGAAACGTGGTCTTGCGGTCGAGCACGAAGTCCAGGTAGCCCGCGACGTTCTGCAGGCCGAAGCGAAAGTACTTTTCCTGCGGGTTCCAGCGCGTGAGCTCGTTGACGCAGCAGCTCAACCGGTGGTCGTGCGCCTGCCAGTGCTGGCTTGCGATGAAATGCTCGAACGCCTTCTCGACCGCTGCGAGCCACCGCGCATCGCGCGTGAGGCCGTACAGGCGCATGAGGCCCAGGGCCGCCTCGCCGTCGTAATAGATGGCGCGCGAGGCCTGCTTCACCGTCAGGTCGGCGGCATGCAGCACGTGGTTGAAGCGGCCCGTGTCGGCGTCCTGCATCGACACGATGCCCAGCGCCAGCTTTTCGAGCAGCGGCAGCCAGTGGCGCGTGTCGGTCGCCTCGCAATACTTCGCCAACGCGAGCACGCAGGCCGCGTTGCCGCTCAGCTTGATCTCATCACCGGCCTCGACGAGAAACGCGGCTTCGCTGCCGTCCGCGAGCCTGTAGCCCCGTATGAGCCCGTTCGACAGATGGTTCAGCGCGCGGTCGATGGCGGCCCGCAGCTTGTCTTCGCGCGTGAGCTCCCACGCCTCGATCATGGCGTGGAGCACGCTCGGATGGCGCGTGGGGTCGGAGGTCGGAATGCGGCGGTCGAAGCACGGGAAATAGCCGTAGGCGAACCGCCCGTCGGCCTGGACCTGCCGCGCGAGATAGGACGCGCCGCTGCGCACGAGGTCGAGCGCCGAATTCGGGGTGAGCGCGGGCGCCTGGCGCCGCCCTGCGTCGAGCCCCGTTCCCACCAGCTTGTGCACCACGCAGTCGGACTGGCAAAAAACACCCACGGTGGCCAGCAGGTAGACCGGCCTGTCCGCCGGCAGGTCGAGCAGGAGCGTGCGTGCGAAGCGCGCCTGGGCGTAGCTCTCGAAGTTGCGCATGTTCACCACCGCATGCGCGATGGACGAATCGGCATAGAGCATGGCGTTGGCATTGAGCTCCTGCTCGGTGAATGCCGTCTCGAAGTTCTTGTCGAATGCCAGGCCGAGCCGGAAGTAGTTGCGCTTGACGGCGGCGAGCTGGGCCTTGAACTGGGCCCATTCGATGGGGCTTGCGCCCTCGACCCAGTCGATGCGCAGCCAAGGCGACACGATGCCGTTTTCGCGCACCCAGCGCGCGATGATGCCGGCGCCTTCGCGCCACGCGGTCTCGAACTCGGGCGCGCGCGCATGCACCACGTGCGCACGCTGCGACCCATCGCTGACCGAGAAGAAAAGCGTGAACGCCGGATAAGGCGCCGGCAGCGCCGCGCATACCGAGACCAGGCGCTCGTGGCAGGCATGGAGCTGGTCGGAGAAGGACATCATTCGGCCCCGATCGAATACGGGAGACCGATCCCGCCCGTCATGTGCTCTCGTGCTTTTGACGCAGCGGACCGGAAGCTCCCCTCGAAGGCATCGCAGATCTCCGGATTTCAGCGGTAGCTGAATTCGGCTCGGCGATTGAGCTGGTAGCCCTCCTCGGTGGTTTCAGCGGACGCAGGCTTTTCGATGCCCCAGCTGACGGCCTCGATGCGCTCGGCCGGCACGCCGAGTTGCGTGAGCGCGCGCTGCACGGATTCGGCCCGGCGCTGGCCCAGCGCAAGGTTGTATTCGCGACCGCCGCGCGAGTCGGTGTGCCCTTCGATCATCACCTTGCTGGCAGGCCGGTTCCGCAGAAAGTTCGCATGCGCTTCCACCACGCTGCGGTACTGCGCCTTGATGTCGTATTTGTCGAAATCGAAGTACACGATCTTCGATGCGGCCGGGCTCTCCTGCACCGGCGCAGCGGCCGGAGGCGGCTCTACCTTGGCCACCGGCGTGGCCTTGTTCGAGTAGTAGTACGTCGCGTCTTCGCGTCCGCTCTTGGGCCCTGTTCCGCAGGCGGCAAGGCTTGCCCCCAGTGCGACGACGGCCAGTATCCGGGAAGTGTTTTTCATGTTCGGTCCTTTTTGCGCGGGGCAGGCCGGCGAAGCCTGCCCCTTGCTTTTGCTTTTTCTTCTTCTCCTGCTGCTGCCCTTGTTCCTTAGCCCAGCAAGCCGTGCAGGATGTTCGTGACCGGAGTCAGAACGCTGCCGGTGCCGGCTGCCTGATCGACCAGGCTCGTGATCGGGGTCACGACATCGGTGACGATCGGTGCGGCTTGTTCCACGTTGTCCAACAGGCCGGCGACCGTTTCGACCACCGGCGCGAGCGTCGGGGCCGTGCCGGCCAGGATGTCGGTAACCGGCTCGGCCACCTCGGACACTGCGGCCACCACCGGCTCCAGCGTCTCACCGACGGAACCTGCGGCGTCGAGGACCGGGTCCAGGATGTTGGCAACCGGGTTGGTGTCGCCCAGCCCGCCACCAAGCAGGCCGCCATTGCCGAGCAAGCTGCCCACGAGGCCCTCATCGCCCAGGAGACCGCCGAGAAGGTCGCCACCGAGGACGTCGCCTCCCAGCAGATCGCCGCCGAGCAGGCTGCCGACGACTCCGTCTTCGCCGAGCACACCGCCCAGCAGGTCACCGCCGAGCAGATCGCCGCCAAGGAGGTCGCCACCGAGCAGGTTGCCGACGACGCCGTCTTCGCCGAGCACACCGCCCAGCAAGTCGCCACCGAGCAGATCGCCGCCAAGGAGGTCGCCGCCGAGCAGGTTGCCGACGATGCCGTCTTCGCCGAGCACACCGCCCAGCAAGTCACCGCCGAGCAGATCGCCGCCAAGGAGGTCGCCACCGAGCAGGTTGCCGACGACGCCGTCTTCGCCGAGCACACCGCCCAGCAAGTCGCCACCGAGCAGATCGCCGCCAAGGAGGTCGCCACCGAGCAGGTTGCCGACGATGCCGTCTTCGCCGAGCACACCGCCCAGCAAGTCACCGCCGAGCAGATCGCCGCCAAGGAGGTCGCCACCGAGCAGGTTGCCGACGATGCCGTCTTCGCCAAGCACACCGCCCAGCAAGTCGCCGCCGAGCAGATCGCCGCCAAGGAGGTCGCCGCCGAGCAGGTTGCCGACGATGCCGTCTTCGCCGAGCACACCGCCCAGCAGGTCACCGCCGAGCAGATCGCCGCCAAGGAGGTCGCCACCGAGCAGGCCGTCTTCGGCAAGAAGGCTGCCCAGCGGACCGGTACCACCGAGCAGACCGTCGTTCCCGAGCAAGCCGCCCACCAAGCCTTCGCTGTCGAGAACGCCGCCCAGCACGCCATCGGTCAAACCACCGAGCAGCCCGTCTTCCCCACCCAGCAGCCCACCGAGCGGACCGTCTTCGATCAGCCCGCCGAACACGCCGTTCGCGCCGAGCAGGTTGTCGACCACGCCCTCCTGACCCAGCAAACCGCCGGTCAGGCCTTCGCTGCCCAGCAGGCCGGCCGCGGTGCCCTCTCCGCCGAGCAGTCCACCCACCAGGCCGTCACCCAGCAGGCCGCCCACGATGCCGTCGCCGCCGAGCACACCACCCAGCAGGCCGTCGTCGCCGAGCGATCCACCGAGCACGCCGCCCAGCAAACCGTCGTCACCCAGGAGGCCGCCGACCAGGCCGTCGTCGCTCAGCACGTTGTTCAACAGGCCGCCCACGGCGGTGTCTTCTCCGATCAGGTTGCCCAGGGCACCGTCCTCCGCGAGAAGCCCACCCACGAGGCCGTCCTCGCTCACAAGGGTGGTGACCAGGCTGCCGTCGCCAAGCACGCCTTCGACCACGTTGCCGAGCACGCCGCAGTCGCCGACGACATCTTCAAGAACGCCGTCCAGGCCGAGGGCCGCGGTTGCGCCGCTCAGGATGCCGTCCTCGCCCACGAGGTTGTCCAGGCCATTCTGAAGAGCGTCCGTGAGATGGTCGACCTGGCCGACCAGCGCATCGGTGGCGCCTTCACCCAGAAGGGCATCTACGACGGGACTTGCAACGCCGCCCACGCCGTCGACAACGGTTTCGGCGAAATCGTCCACCGGGTCGAACTGGTTCGGATCGTCGCGTGTGAAGTTCTCGCCGAACACCGGGGCCACCAAGTCATCGACCAGGTCGGTGGTGCTGTCGATCACACCCGGCACCGGGTTGAGAGAACCACCGAGGCCCAGGTTGTCGTCTGTCGAGCCGACTGCGCCTTCGAGGAGGTTGTCGCCGGGGTTGAGGAGGCCATTGCCGTCGGCATCGGAGTCCGAGTCGGCGTCTGCATCGGCATCGGCATCGGCATCGGCATCGGCGTCTGCATCGGCATCGGCGTCGGCGTCCGCATCCGCGTCGGCATCGCCGTCCGCATCGGCATCCGCGTCGGCGTCCGCATCCGCATCGGCATCCGTCTCGCCGCCGCCGACGAAGAACGGAATCGTTCCACCGTCGCCGCCGCCGCCACCGCCGAGTGCGGCACCCAGGGCCGCAGCGCCCAGTGCGCCGAGTGCGAATTCGCCCAGGCCGAGGCCGCCGCCTGCGGCGACCTTCTTCGTGACGGCCAGCGCGGCCGCATCGGCGTCGCTGTCAGGCGGGGTCACCTGCAGGTCGCCCGAGGCGACATCCACGTTCACTTGTTCAAGGCCGCCGGGCAGCTTGGTCGAGCCGATGGTGGCGTCGGTGCCGCCGGTAAAGACGCCGGCCAGCGGGGCCTTGTTGGCGGCCGAGCCTGGGAACAGCACGTTGGCCTGGCCGCCTTCGGGAACGATCACGCGGTCGCCCGCCATCAATGTCTGGTTGCCCTCCACCGGAATGCGGACGCCTTCGCGCATCACGGCAACGCCCGGCGTAGCATTGGACAATGTGCCAATGCCGGCAGGCGCCGCGGTTGCGGCGGGCGCCATCGAGCTGGCTGCGGCGGGAGCGCCGAGCGGCATGCTGGTGGCTTGGGCAATGACCACGGGAGCCACGCCACTGGCGGCGGGTCCTTCGGTCGAAACGGTCGATGCTTGGGGTGCGTTCATGGTTGGCCTCTGTGACAAAAGATGCATGTACAGGGGCAACTGGCGTGCCAAATCGTTAACAGCTGTTCGCCGCCGCATCACAAACGACGCAACTCCTTGATTTACATGGCTATTTTTTTATTTTCCGGGTCAAAATATCCGGCCGAAAACAGCCGTCGCGGGGGTCTTTTGGCCATTCGTTACGTAACGATGTAACGTCGTGCTACCGGAACATCGGGCGCGTTCAGAGCCCGTCCACACGCGGACTTCTCCCCTCTTCTTCTCTTTTTCGGTCCCTCATATAGATATGTTCAATCCCTCCCAGGAAGACGTGCGCCGCTTCTTCTGCGACGTGTATGCGAAGCACCGGCAAGGCCGGCCGATGGAAGCCCTCGAGACGATTGCCGCGGGATGGATCGACGCGCACCCCGAATACCACGAAGACCTGGCCGATGCCGACGCGGCGGTGGCGCGCGTGTACGACGGCGCGAACGGCCGCGAGAACCCGTTCCTGCATCTGTCGATGCATCTGTCGATCAGCGAGCAATGCTCGATCGACCAGCCGCGCGGAATCCGCCAGGCCGTCGAGCTGCTGGCCGCGCGCCGCGGCTCATTGCTCGATGCGCATCACGAGGCGATGGAATGCCTCGGGCAGATGATGTGGGAGAGCCAGCGCGCCGGCCGCCCGCCTGATGGCGACAGCTACGTAGCCTGCGTGCAGCGCCGGGCAACCAAGGACTAGCCGGCCT from Variovorax paradoxus includes these protein-coding regions:
- a CDS encoding glutamate ligase domain-containing protein, whose product is MMSFSDQLHACHERLVSVCAALPAPYPAFTLFFSVSDGSQRAHVVHARAPEFETAWREGAGIIARWVRENGIVSPWLRIDWVEGASPIEWAQFKAQLAAVKRNYFRLGLAFDKNFETAFTEQELNANAMLYADSSIAHAVVNMRNFESYAQARFARTLLLDLPADRPVYLLATVGVFCQSDCVVHKLVGTGLDAGRRQAPALTPNSALDLVRSGASYLARQVQADGRFAYGYFPCFDRRIPTSDPTRHPSVLHAMIEAWELTREDKLRAAIDRALNHLSNGLIRGYRLADGSEAAFLVEAGDEIKLSGNAACVLALAKYCEATDTRHWLPLLEKLALGIVSMQDADTGRFNHVLHAADLTVKQASRAIYYDGEAALGLMRLYGLTRDARWLAAVEKAFEHFIASQHWQAHDHRLSCCVNELTRWNPQEKYFRFGLQNVAGYLDFVLDRKTTFPTLLELMLSAQQMLQQLEGMPAMRHLLEELDTEKFHRALEYRAHYLLNGFFWPEMAMYFRRPSTVAGSFFTRHHAFRVRVDDVAQYVSGLAAYHRYLLERRALPAAGSARDDGAAWSANEMARVTGGEWVVRPEEGWRATGVTQRSFLRKGRVVFEHQVRPSKTPLAAVALKGVLQPAAAVLCTDPAPHLDKRVPVLQVPDVQQAVLALGAHARTGFGGRVCGVLGSGTGSSTVAAMLANALAVWGEVGRPEGNVSLPSGIAWNLTCMPRHAAYWVLEMGSPHMLASAQLVRPMLAVVTGLSAAAQKTRGPSEAAARLDSRVFQGMAPGDGAVLNRDIPEFATFAEAAMAQQLQIVTYGEHKDADVRLLAFDHGEVQALVLGEPLQLRLNAPGRHMGSSAVAVLAALQAMRLKLAAAVEPFAHFEPSGGRGALHTIHIGGGSFKLIDETYDANPSSMRAALELLSQAPCEPSRRVAILGDMQELGPAAQRHHLDLEPELLASQPDRVLLCGPLMRGLHARIRTKVRSHWFVDVSDLSTALGSLLQPGDWVLAKSSAGVGLSRLARVLKALP
- the pal gene encoding peptidoglycan-associated lipoprotein Pal, which translates into the protein MKNTSRILAVVALGASLAACGTGPKSGREDATYYYSNKATPVAKVEPPPAAAPVQESPAASKIVYFDFDKYDIKAQYRSVVEAHANFLRNRPASKVMIEGHTDSRGGREYNLALGQRRAESVQRALTQLGVPAERIEAVSWGIEKPASAETTEEGYQLNRRAEFSYR
- a CDS encoding DUF1841 family protein, which encodes MFNPSQEDVRRFFCDVYAKHRQGRPMEALETIAAGWIDAHPEYHEDLADADAAVARVYDGANGRENPFLHLSMHLSISEQCSIDQPRGIRQAVELLAARRGSLLDAHHEAMECLGQMMWESQRAGRPPDGDSYVACVQRRATKD